From Fusarium fujikuroi IMI 58289 draft genome, chromosome FFUJ_chr07, a single genomic window includes:
- a CDS encoding probable actin-related protein 3 (ARP3): MANQTPAVLTSAHSGTGFSKLGFAGNDSPSFVFPTAIATKGPTGGAGGSGSGRPAVANKPSFLTGGAGAGGHLSGKRGTEDLDFFIGDEAIAASGGPGYGLHYPIRHGQIENWDHMERFWSNSIFKYLRVEPEDHYFLLTEPPLNPPENRENTAEIFFESFNCAGMYIAVQAVLALAASWTSSKVQDRSLTGTVIDSGDGVTHVIPVAEGYVIGSSIKSIPIAGRDITYFVQSLLRDRGEPDSSLKTAQEIKEEYCYVCPDIVKEFSKYDRDRTRFAQHVVSHPNGRQVSVDVGYERFLAPEIFFNPEIYSSDFLTPLPVVVDGVIQQSPIDVRRGLYKNIVLSGGSTLYKDFGRRLQRDIKQLVDARIRASEVRSGGARSGGLDVSVITHKRQRHGPWFGGSLLGQTPEFRSYCHTKAEYQEYGPSIVRRFALLGGPGGS; the protein is encoded by the exons ATGGCTAACCAAACTCCCGCCGTT CTAACCTCAGCTCACAGCGGCACGGGTTTCTCCAAGCTAG GTTTCGCCGGTAACGACTCTCCCTCATTCGTCTTCCCGACCGCGATTGCGACAAAGGGGCCAACTGGCGGAGCTGGTGGCTCTGGTTCTGGACGACCGGCTGTTGCGAACAAGCCATCTTTTCTTACGGGAggtgctggagctggaggccATCTGAGCGGAAAGCGAGGTACCGAGGATCTCGACTTCTttattggtgatgaggcgATAGCAGCTTCTGGAGGTCCTG GATACGGTCTTCATTATCCTATCCGGCACGGTCAAATAGAGAATTGG GACCACATGGAACGATTCTGGTCCAACTCTATCTTCAAGTATCTGCGAGTCGAGCCTGAAGACCATTACTTCCTCCTTACCGAGCCC CCCCTGAACCCGCCCGAGAACCGTGAGAATACCGCCGAGATCTTCTTCGAGTCCTTTAACTGCGCTGGAATGTACATTGCCGTCCAGGCCGTTCTTGCTCTGGCTGCTTCTTGGACGTCTTCAAAGGTCCAGGATCGTTCATTGACTGGTACGGTCATTGattctggtgatggtgtCACCCACGTCATTCCTGTTGCCGAGGGTTATGTCATTGGATCTTCTATCAAGTCAATTCCCATTGCTGGTCGAGATATCACCTACTTCGTTCAGTCCCTTCTGCGAGACCGAGGCGAGCCCGATTCTTCGCTCAAGACGGCTCAGGAGATTAAGGAGGAGTACTGCTACGTGTGTCCCGATATCGTCAAGGAATTCAGCAAGTACGACCGGGATCGCACTCGATTCGCTCAGCACGTTGTTTCACACCCCAATGGCCGACAGGTTTCCGTTGATGTCGGTTACGAGCGCTTCCTTGCCCCCgaaatcttcttcaaccccgAGATTTACAGCTCCGACTTCTTGACTCCTCTGCCCGTGGTTGTCGACGGTGTCATTCAGCAATCGCCTATCGATGTCCGACGAGGTCTTTACAAGAACATTGTTCTTTCTGGTGGAAGCACATTGTACAAGGATTTCGGTCGTCGATTACAGCGAGACATCAAGCAGCTGGTAGATGCCAGGATTCGAGCCAGCGAGGTCCGCAGTGGTGGTGCTCGTAGTGGTGGTCTGGACGTGTCCGTTATCACTCATAAGCGACAGCGACACGGTCCTTGGTTCGGAGGCAGTCTCCTTGGTCAAACCCCTGAGTTCCGATCATACTGTCATACCAAGGCCGAG TACCAAGAATATGGACCCAGCATTGTGCGAAGATTCGCTCTGCTTGGTGGACCCGGTGGCTCTTGA
- a CDS encoding putative alcohol dehydrogenase ADH1, translating to MAAPQIPEKQWAQVFEKTAGPIEYKQIPVQKPGPDEVLVNVKFSGVCHTDLHAWQGDWPLDTKLPLVGGHEGAGVVVARGDLVKDVKIGEKVGIKWLNGSCLSCSYCQNADESLCAEALLSGYTVDGSFQQYAIAKAIHVARIPEECDLESISPILCAGITVYKGLKESGVKAGQSIAIVGAGGGLGSIAVQYCKAMGIHAIAIDGGEEKGKLTKELGATAYVDFTTTKNLVADVKATTSDGLGPHAALLVATNEKPFQQATQYIRSRGTVVCIGLPANAQFSAPVFDTVVRMISIKGSYVGNRADTAEAIDFFRRGLIKVPFKTVGLSELNEVYKLMKAGQIVGRYVVDTSR from the exons ATGGCCGCTCCCCAGATTCCCGAGAAGCAGTGGGCTCAGGTTTTCGAGAAGACCGCCGGTC CCATCGAGTACAAGCAGATTCCCGTCCAGAAGCCCGGTCCCGATGAGGTCCTCGTCAACGTCAAGTTCTCCGGTGTCTGCCACACTGATCTCCACGCCTGGCAGGGTGACTGGCCCCTCGACACCAAGCTGCCTCTTGTCGGTGGCCACGagggtgctggtgttgtcgtTGCCCGCGGCGACCTTGTCAAGGATGTCAAGATTGGCGAGAAGGTCGGCATCAAGTGGCTCAACGGCTCTTGCCTGAGCTGCTCTTACTGCCAGAACGCCGATGAGTCTCTCTGCGCTGAGGCTCTCCTCTCCGGTTACACCGTCGACGGATCTTTCCAGCAGTATGCCATTGCCAAGGCTATCCACGTTGCTCGCATTCCTGAGGAGTGTGACCTCGAGTCCATCTCCCCCATTCTCTGCGCCGGTATCACCGTCTACAAGGGTCTCAAGGAGTCCGGTGTCAAGGCCGGTCAATCCATTGCCATCGtcggtgctggtggtggtctcGGTTCCATCGCTGTCCAGTACTGCAAGGCCATGGGTATCCACGCCATTGCCATCGATGGTGGTGAGGAGAAGGGAAAGCTCACCAAGGAGCTCGGAGCTACTGCCTACGTCGACTTCACCACAACCAAGAACCTTGTCGCCGATGTCAAGGCTACCACCTCCGATGGTCTTGGACCTCACGCTGCTCTCCTCGTCGCTACCAACGAGAAGCCCTTCCAACAGGCTACCCAGTACATCCGCTCTCGCGGTACTGTCGTCTGCATCGGTCTCCCCGCCAATGCTCAGTTCTCTGCTCCCGTTTTCGACACAGTTGTTCGCATGATCTCCATCAAGGGATCTTACGTCGGCAACCGTGCTGATACCGCTGAGGCCATTGACTTCTTCCGCCGtggtctcatcaaggtccCCTTCAAGACTGTCGGTCTCTCTGAGCTCAACGAGGTCTACAAGCTCATGAAGGCTGGCCAAATTGTCGGTCGCTACGTCGTCGACACCAGCCGATAA